The Novosphingobium terrae genome has a window encoding:
- a CDS encoding GH92 family glycosyl hydrolase — translation MLRFPLRAGLALALSCSPLALHAGEPTPPMSPSEAADPMVGTGGEGHTFPGASAPFGMVQLSPDTDTSCEIRACYGHAAGYRYDDPTIQGFSHTHFSGAGHSDLGDILVMPQAGEAKLDPGDPKVPGSGYRSRFSHSTEVAHPGYYAVTLADSNIRAEMTTGIRVGVHRYTFQPGAHARLVIDLRSSLYNYPGKVLWSGLHLHPDGTLTGFRETRGWAPGRKLFFAMRFSAPLVAHELIDRDANVPYRGFKGPGRTSADLSEKLGKALEASLDFGTISGPLEVKVALSGVDEAGAIANLESEQGNFDAIRARTDTAWAKALGAVQIEAPDTMRRNLYTALYHSLLAPSVWSDVDGRYRGPDDQVHQAKGFTFRSTFSLWDTFRAEHPLLTLIQPEQTSADVVNSLVESQKYSPDGILPVWQFAGRETWCMIGYHAVPVIADAYLKGLKGFDANAALDAMVASATHAQYGGLGDYMKLGYVPIDREPEAASKTAEYAFDDWTIAQMARKMGRADIAATFEKRANNWRNSFDVKTGWLRARKADGSFRTPFDPTAINYGSDYTEGNAWQYSWFAPQDQAGLFKILGGDAKTITKLDAMFDFDNSKVDYSHAEDIAGLIGQYIHGNEPSHHVAYLYTYAGAPWRTQARLKQIVDSQYKPTPEGLAGNDDLGQMSAWLVFTGLGFYPVAPGSNQYVIGRPFVSRAAITLPDGKQFTVVTDSLSDAHPYVGKVTLNGQPLTRSYITDAEVRSGGELRFTMQAEPNKAWGASAAARPFSSSTAKQ, via the coding sequence ATGCTTCGCTTCCCCCTGCGCGCCGGTCTGGCCCTCGCCCTGTCCTGTTCCCCTCTGGCGCTGCACGCCGGGGAACCCACGCCGCCAATGTCTCCCAGCGAGGCTGCTGACCCGATGGTCGGCACCGGCGGCGAAGGCCACACCTTCCCCGGCGCCAGCGCCCCCTTCGGCATGGTGCAGCTTTCGCCCGACACCGACACCAGCTGCGAAATCCGCGCCTGCTATGGCCATGCTGCGGGCTATCGTTACGACGATCCGACGATTCAGGGCTTCTCGCACACCCATTTCTCGGGCGCGGGCCATTCGGATCTGGGCGATATTCTGGTGATGCCGCAAGCAGGTGAGGCGAAACTCGATCCGGGCGATCCCAAGGTTCCGGGCTCGGGCTATCGCAGCCGCTTCTCGCACAGCACCGAGGTGGCGCACCCCGGCTATTACGCCGTGACTCTGGCCGACAGCAACATCCGCGCCGAGATGACCACCGGCATCCGCGTCGGCGTGCATCGCTACACCTTCCAGCCCGGCGCCCATGCGCGGCTGGTGATCGATCTGCGCAGTTCGCTCTACAACTACCCCGGCAAGGTGCTGTGGTCCGGCCTGCATCTGCACCCCGATGGCACTCTGACCGGCTTTCGCGAGACGCGCGGCTGGGCCCCGGGCCGCAAGCTGTTCTTCGCCATGCGCTTTTCCGCGCCTTTGGTCGCCCATGAGCTGATCGACCGCGACGCCAATGTGCCCTATCGCGGCTTCAAGGGCCCGGGCCGCACCAGTGCCGACCTCTCGGAAAAGCTGGGCAAGGCGCTGGAGGCCAGCCTCGATTTCGGCACGATCAGCGGACCTTTGGAGGTGAAGGTGGCGCTGTCCGGCGTCGATGAAGCCGGCGCCATCGCCAACCTCGAAAGCGAGCAGGGCAATTTCGACGCCATTCGCGCCCGGACCGACACGGCCTGGGCCAAGGCACTGGGCGCCGTGCAGATCGAGGCGCCGGACACCATGCGCCGCAACCTCTACACCGCGCTCTATCACAGCCTGCTGGCGCCCAGCGTGTGGAGCGATGTGGATGGTCGTTATCGCGGGCCGGACGATCAGGTGCATCAGGCCAAGGGCTTCACCTTCCGCTCGACCTTCTCGCTGTGGGACACCTTCCGCGCCGAGCACCCCCTGCTCACCCTGATCCAGCCCGAGCAGACCAGTGCCGATGTGGTCAACTCGCTGGTGGAAAGCCAGAAGTACTCGCCTGATGGCATCCTGCCCGTCTGGCAGTTCGCGGGCCGCGAGACATGGTGCATGATCGGCTATCACGCCGTCCCCGTGATCGCCGATGCTTACCTCAAAGGCCTCAAGGGCTTTGACGCCAATGCCGCGCTCGATGCCATGGTCGCCAGCGCCACCCATGCGCAATATGGCGGTCTGGGCGACTATATGAAGCTGGGCTACGTCCCCATCGACCGCGAGCCCGAAGCCGCCTCGAAAACCGCCGAATACGCCTTCGACGACTGGACCATCGCCCAGATGGCCCGCAAGATGGGCCGCGCCGACATCGCCGCGACCTTCGAAAAGCGCGCGAACAACTGGCGCAACAGCTTCGATGTGAAAACCGGCTGGCTGCGCGCCCGCAAGGCCGATGGCTCTTTCCGCACGCCTTTCGACCCCACCGCCATCAACTATGGCTCGGACTACACCGAGGGCAACGCCTGGCAATACAGCTGGTTCGCCCCGCAGGATCAGGCCGGTCTGTTCAAGATCCTTGGCGGTGACGCCAAAACCATCACCAAACTCGACGCCATGTTCGATTTCGACAACTCCAAGGTGGACTACAGCCACGCCGAGGACATCGCCGGGCTGATCGGCCAGTATATCCACGGCAACGAGCCCAGCCACCACGTCGCCTATCTCTATACCTATGCCGGGGCACCGTGGCGCACGCAGGCCCGCCTCAAGCAGATCGTCGACAGCCAGTACAAGCCCACGCCGGAGGGCCTCGCTGGCAATGACGATCTGGGCCAGATGTCGGCATGGCTGGTGTTCACGGGGCTGGGCTTCTACCCTGTCGCGCCGGGCTCGAACCAGTATGTGATCGGACGGCCCTTCGTGAGCCGCGCCGCGATCACCCTGCCCGATGGCAAGCAGTTCACCGTGGTGACCGATAGCCTGTCCGACGCGCATCCCTATGTCGGCAAGGTGACGCTGAACGGCCAGCCGCTGACGCGCAGCTA
- a CDS encoding dicarboxylate/amino acid:cation symporter: MNQTTAPRPAPKRRGFAFQIVAAIAVGLALGLLARATGAHPGDKSHPLAMALGLVGSSFITLLRATVAPLVFAAIVASVARLGELNNAARLAAQTFLWFAITALIAVSIGIILGLTLQPGLHSGAVASEAAQPHTVGSWLDFIKGLIPVNMLGLAASTKVDGASASTTVDFNILQVVVIALAVGSAALHSGEAGQRFLGWTSDLLVVLRKLLGWVIRLAPIGTAALIGNAVVQYGWDTLSRLGLFAGALYLGLALVVGVVYPGLLALHGLSPRRFYAKAWPAMQLAFVSRSSAAALPLAEVAAEELGVPRAYASFAVPIASTTKMDGCAAVYPAVAAIFIAQFYGITLAPLQYGLIVAVSVLGSAATAGVTGAVVMLTLTLSTLGLPLEGVGLLLAIDPILDMGRTAVNVTGQILIPTIVARREGLLDEARYNGDHVEDALIA; encoded by the coding sequence GTGAACCAGACCACCGCCCCCCGCCCCGCGCCCAAAAGGCGCGGTTTTGCCTTTCAGATCGTCGCGGCCATCGCCGTGGGTCTGGCATTGGGCCTGCTGGCGCGGGCGACGGGCGCTCATCCGGGCGACAAGAGCCATCCGCTGGCCATGGCGCTGGGTCTGGTCGGCTCCAGCTTTATCACCTTGCTGCGCGCCACGGTGGCACCTCTGGTGTTTGCCGCCATCGTCGCCAGCGTGGCGCGTCTGGGCGAGTTGAACAATGCGGCGCGTCTGGCGGCGCAGACCTTCCTGTGGTTCGCCATCACCGCGCTGATTGCCGTCAGCATCGGCATTATCCTTGGCCTGACCCTGCAACCCGGCCTGCACAGCGGCGCCGTCGCCAGTGAGGCCGCCCAGCCGCACACCGTCGGCAGCTGGCTGGATTTCATCAAGGGACTGATCCCGGTCAACATGCTGGGTCTGGCCGCCAGCACCAAGGTTGATGGCGCCAGCGCCAGCACGACTGTCGATTTCAACATTCTGCAGGTGGTGGTGATTGCCCTCGCCGTCGGCAGCGCGGCGCTGCATTCGGGTGAAGCCGGGCAGCGCTTTCTGGGGTGGACCAGCGATCTGCTGGTGGTGCTGCGCAAGCTGCTGGGCTGGGTGATCCGCCTCGCCCCCATCGGCACGGCGGCGCTGATCGGCAATGCGGTGGTGCAATATGGCTGGGATACGCTGTCGCGCCTCGGCCTGTTTGCCGGAGCGCTGTATCTGGGCCTCGCGCTGGTGGTGGGTGTGGTTTACCCGGGGCTGCTGGCGCTACACGGGCTGTCGCCGCGCCGCTTCTACGCCAAGGCATGGCCCGCCATGCAGCTGGCTTTCGTCTCGCGCTCCTCCGCCGCCGCCCTGCCGTTGGCTGAAGTGGCCGCCGAGGAACTGGGCGTGCCGCGCGCCTATGCCTCCTTCGCCGTGCCGATTGCCTCGACCACCAAGATGGATGGTTGTGCGGCGGTCTATCCTGCCGTGGCCGCGATCTTTATCGCACAGTTCTACGGCATCACGCTGGCGCCCCTGCAGTATGGCCTGATCGTGGCCGTTTCGGTGCTGGGCTCGGCGGCCACCGCCGGCGTCACCGGCGCGGTGGTGATGCTGACGCTGACCCTCTCCACGCTGGGCCTGCCGCTGGAGGGCGTGGGCCTGCTGCTCGCCATCGACCCGATCCTCGATATGGGTCGCACGGCGGTGAATGTGACGGGGCAGATCCTGATCCCCACCATCGTCGCCCGCCGCGAAGGCCTGCTGGATGAGGCCCGCTACAACGGCGATCACGTGGAAGATGCGCTGATCGCCTGA
- the epsC gene encoding serine O-acetyltransferase EpsC: MTPHPASPFALATEDSPVVNALETGLDGLAQEDGFDLTAITHALRDARKGWRGRLPCEGRAGGLDYGAHGFPSRHALAHVVETLSAALFPMRLGPSDLTVDNEDAFVAASLRTALPLLARQVAMELAYVREGCKPSTDHHDRARRIIAQVAERLPDIRRLLDSDLEAAFAGDPAARSVDEVLLCYPFVTAVIHHRLAHELYLAGATLVARIIAEIAHSRTGIDIHPGATIGESFFIDHGTGVVIGQTAIIGRRVRLYQAVTLGARSFAQDADGHLVKDIARHPIIEDDVTIYAGATILGRVTIGARSVIGGNVWLTKSIPPGSQVRQVKPSVDIETTDPFA; this comes from the coding sequence ATGACTCCGCACCCCGCCTCGCCCTTCGCCCTTGCGACGGAAGACTCCCCCGTGGTGAATGCCTTGGAAACTGGCCTTGATGGCTTGGCGCAAGAGGACGGCTTCGACCTGACCGCCATCACCCATGCCCTGCGCGATGCCCGCAAGGGCTGGCGCGGGCGCCTGCCCTGCGAGGGGCGCGCGGGCGGTCTGGATTATGGTGCACATGGCTTCCCTTCGCGCCATGCGCTGGCCCATGTGGTCGAGACGCTCTCCGCCGCGCTCTTCCCGATGCGGCTGGGCCCCTCCGACCTGACGGTCGACAATGAGGATGCCTTTGTCGCCGCCTCGCTGCGCACGGCGCTGCCGCTGCTGGCGCGTCAGGTGGCGATGGAGCTGGCTTACGTGCGCGAGGGCTGCAAGCCTTCCACCGATCATCACGACCGCGCGCGCCGCATCATCGCGCAGGTCGCCGAGCGCCTGCCCGATATCCGCCGCCTGCTCGACAGCGATCTGGAGGCCGCCTTCGCCGGAGACCCCGCCGCGCGCAGCGTGGATGAGGTGCTGCTGTGCTACCCCTTCGTCACCGCCGTGATCCATCACCGTCTGGCGCATGAACTCTATCTGGCGGGCGCCACGCTGGTGGCGCGCATCATCGCCGAGATCGCCCATTCGCGCACCGGCATCGATATCCACCCCGGCGCCACCATCGGTGAAAGCTTCTTCATCGACCATGGCACCGGCGTGGTGATCGGCCAGACGGCGATCATCGGGCGCCGGGTGCGGCTCTATCAGGCGGTCACGCTGGGCGCGCGCAGCTTCGCTCAGGATGCCGACGGCCATCTGGTGAAGGACATCGCCCGCCATCCCATCATCGAGGATGACGTCACCATCTATGCCGGGGCCACCATTCTGGGCCGGGTCACCATTGGCGCGCGATCGGTGATCGGCGGCAATGTCTGGCTGACGAAATCGATCCCCCCCGGCAGTCAGGTCCGGCAGGTCAAGCCCAGCGTGGACATCGAAACCACCGACCCCTTCGCCTGA
- a CDS encoding glutamine amidotransferase: protein MSGDALIIRHVPHEGVAGYRAPIEQAGYKVDRIDVTDPAFSTLDLCGPDLLIMMGGPMGVYEQAQYPWITCQLKQLARRLAADRPTLGVCFGAQMIAAALGADVYAGPRKEVGFHAVTVHDPASPLRHLAEVPVLHWHGDTFTLPEGVELLASSHVYKHQAFRRGPNLLALQFHAEMGLDPRFDAWIAQWPESVVEAGGTEADLRAAHALHGPNAVAAGQAMIREWLTGLKV from the coding sequence ATGAGCGGCGATGCGTTGATCATCCGCCATGTGCCGCATGAAGGCGTGGCCGGTTACCGCGCGCCGATCGAGCAGGCGGGTTACAAGGTCGATCGCATCGATGTGACCGATCCGGCCTTTTCCACGCTCGATCTGTGCGGGCCCGATCTGCTGATCATGATGGGCGGGCCGATGGGCGTCTATGAGCAGGCGCAATACCCGTGGATCACCTGCCAGTTGAAGCAATTGGCGCGGCGGCTGGCGGCGGATCGCCCCACGCTGGGCGTGTGCTTCGGGGCGCAGATGATCGCGGCGGCGCTGGGCGCCGATGTCTATGCCGGGCCGCGCAAGGAGGTAGGGTTCCATGCCGTGACGGTGCATGATCCGGCCAGCCCGCTGCGTCATCTGGCCGAGGTGCCGGTGCTGCATTGGCACGGCGATACCTTCACGCTGCCCGAGGGGGTGGAGCTTCTGGCCTCCAGCCATGTCTACAAGCATCAGGCCTTTCGCCGGGGCCCCAATCTGCTGGCGTTGCAGTTCCATGCCGAGATGGGGCTCGACCCGCGTTTCGACGCATGGATCGCGCAATGGCCCGAAAGCGTGGTGGAGGCCGGTGGCACGGAGGCCGATTTGCGCGCCGCCCATGCCCTGCATGGCCCGAATGCGGTGGCGGCGGGTCAGGCGATGATCCGCGAATGGCTGACGGG